A stretch of the Filimonas lacunae genome encodes the following:
- the nadD gene encoding nicotinate (nicotinamide) nucleotide adenylyltransferase — translation MNIGLYFGSFNPVHTGHLIIASYVANLKMTDQVWFVVSPQNPLKKAHSLLNEYDRLNLIHLAIDEDDRFKVSDVEFKLPKPSYTIDTLTYLQEKHPKYTFSLIMGSDSFQNLTRWKNYELLVKNYPFIIYEREGFPVEDTLGAQCTFVKAPLLNISATDIRTMIKEGMSLKYVVPEKVKEEIEKNGYYK, via the coding sequence ATGAACATCGGTCTTTACTTTGGTTCCTTTAATCCTGTGCATACAGGTCACCTTATTATCGCGAGTTACGTAGCTAACCTTAAAATGACCGATCAGGTTTGGTTTGTGGTTTCTCCACAAAACCCACTGAAAAAAGCGCATTCCCTTTTAAATGAATACGACCGGCTGAATCTGATTCACCTGGCCATAGACGAGGACGATCGCTTTAAGGTGTCAGACGTAGAGTTTAAACTTCCCAAGCCTTCCTATACCATCGATACACTTACTTACCTGCAGGAGAAACATCCCAAGTATACTTTCTCGCTTATTATGGGTTCCGACAGTTTTCAAAACCTCACCCGCTGGAAGAATTACGAGCTGCTGGTGAAGAACTATCCCTTTATCATTTACGAAAGAGAAGGTTTCCCCGTTGAAGACACGCTGGGTGCCCAATGTACTTTTGTAAAAGCTCCTTTGCTTAACATCTCGGCAACAGATATACGAACCATGATAAAAGAAGGCATGAGTTTGAAGTATGTAGTGCCGGAAAAGGTAAAAGAGGAGATAGAGAAGAACGGGTATTACAAATAA
- the chrA gene encoding chromate efflux transporter: MHSLTAFGGPQGHFSMMLSTFVRQRKDVTEQELLEYNAFCQLLPGASSTQTLTLIGYKRGGIPLAILTLVMWLLPACTIMGALSFLLSYFDGQSFNNRIFQFIQPLAVGFISYSAYRLFKLSVNNPITRIIMAVASLLVYFLFKSPWIFPGIIIAAGIATNFSDKRIPQQGVPPKKIKWGNILIFLALFMLAGFLSETARKKEWPNRGVYNLFENFYRFGSLVFGGGDVLMTMMYEQYVIRPNTIQAEKNNPRALRMTQKEFLTGSGIVRALPGPVFSIGSYTGGMLLRKKGTGMHILGCVIGSVALFLPSALLVLFFFPVWNNLKKYAVIYRSLEGINAAAVGIMTGATFFLMKNISMDVTDGSTAHILNPLVIIATFLLLKWGRIRPPFIVIACLLLGWLI, from the coding sequence GTGCATAGCCTAACTGCTTTTGGCGGTCCGCAGGGTCATTTTAGTATGATGCTCAGTACGTTTGTAAGGCAGCGGAAGGATGTTACCGAGCAGGAGTTGTTAGAATACAATGCTTTTTGCCAGTTATTGCCTGGCGCTTCTTCTACACAAACTTTAACGTTAATAGGTTACAAAAGAGGTGGTATTCCGCTGGCTATTCTTACGTTGGTGATGTGGTTATTGCCTGCCTGTACCATTATGGGGGCTTTATCTTTTTTATTGAGCTATTTCGACGGACAATCTTTCAATAACAGGATATTCCAGTTTATACAACCCCTTGCGGTGGGATTTATCAGTTATTCCGCCTACCGGTTGTTTAAATTATCGGTAAATAATCCTATCACCCGCATTATCATGGCTGTGGCCTCCTTGCTGGTGTATTTTTTATTCAAATCGCCCTGGATATTCCCGGGAATTATTATAGCTGCGGGTATTGCCACCAATTTCAGCGATAAACGTATTCCACAGCAAGGTGTTCCGCCTAAAAAGATAAAATGGGGTAATATTCTCATCTTTCTCGCGCTTTTCATGCTTGCGGGCTTTTTAAGTGAAACAGCCCGTAAAAAAGAATGGCCTAACCGGGGTGTTTACAACCTGTTCGAGAATTTTTACCGTTTTGGCAGCCTGGTGTTTGGTGGTGGTGATGTGTTGATGACCATGATGTACGAACAGTACGTAATTCGCCCCAATACCATACAGGCAGAAAAAAACAATCCCCGTGCTTTACGCATGACGCAAAAAGAGTTTTTAACCGGATCGGGCATTGTTCGCGCCTTACCCGGGCCTGTTTTTTCCATTGGATCTTATACTGGTGGGATGTTGTTGCGTAAAAAAGGAACAGGCATGCACATACTGGGTTGTGTAATAGGTTCGGTGGCTTTATTCCTGCCCAGTGCCTTGTTAGTGTTGTTTTTTTTCCCGGTGTGGAATAACCTGAAAAAATATGCGGTCATTTACCGGTCATTAGAGGGCATTAACGCCGCCGCAGTAGGTATTATGACCGGAGCTACCTTCTTCCTGATGAAAAACATCTCTATGGATGTTACAGACGGCTCTACAGCACATATTTTAAACCCCCTGGTGATCATTGCCACCTTTCTATTATTGAAATGGGGGCGCATTAGGCCCCCGTTTATCGTTATTGCATGTCTTTTATTAGGATGGCTTATTTAA